A portion of the Oxynema aestuarii AP17 genome contains these proteins:
- a CDS encoding HEAT repeat domain-containing protein, with the protein MMETNSQSNHLQSKWRIPPQLGWLCLSAILLLFGQVRLEAAENGDFAAQLQTIQREKGVKRQQAIASLRAMGSPAIAQLVEALRHEDATIRSSAAFVLGSFGPEAVAAIPDLVNKLHDKNKFVREDAAAALRRVGEAAIAPLTEALADERVEVRRFAAFALAGIGTSAVEAIPALLAQLDDEDERARFHAAIALRAIGKPAEFRLMKALQNKSERVRRGAAFALGKVGSPHVVPLSESLTEIQQRQKVGFAWESLAQLDKNERTKEENKEEIEGCFPRSCDEISDPERMRPEICQLAPETMEEGELPEICRGLPSLEDLRLTPPTKPLPDEEMQPNPCEVSPGICQIDPNLDDSPNPCEVSPRSCETQGKGVKGLL; encoded by the coding sequence ATGATGGAAACTAACTCGCAATCGAATCACTTGCAATCTAAATGGAGAATTCCGCCTCAATTGGGGTGGTTGTGTCTGTCGGCAATTTTATTATTATTCGGACAAGTCCGTTTAGAAGCGGCGGAAAATGGGGATTTCGCGGCGCAATTGCAGACGATTCAACGGGAAAAAGGGGTTAAACGACAACAGGCGATCGCCAGCTTGCGCGCCATGGGGTCTCCAGCGATCGCGCAACTGGTAGAAGCGTTACGCCACGAGGACGCCACGATCCGCAGTAGTGCGGCGTTTGTCCTCGGTTCCTTCGGTCCGGAAGCGGTGGCGGCGATTCCGGACCTGGTCAATAAATTGCACGATAAAAATAAATTTGTACGTGAAGATGCGGCGGCGGCTCTGCGGCGCGTGGGAGAAGCGGCGATCGCGCCATTGACGGAAGCCCTGGCTGACGAGCGGGTTGAGGTGCGCCGTTTCGCGGCCTTTGCCCTTGCTGGGATAGGCACTTCGGCGGTTGAAGCGATCCCGGCGTTGTTGGCGCAACTCGACGACGAGGACGAGCGCGCGCGCTTCCACGCGGCGATCGCCTTGCGGGCGATCGGGAAGCCTGCCGAGTTTAGATTGATGAAAGCATTGCAAAATAAAAGCGAGCGCGTCCGTCGCGGGGCCGCCTTTGCGCTGGGAAAAGTCGGATCGCCGCACGTGGTTCCCTTGAGTGAAAGCCTCACCGAGATCCAACAGCGCCAAAAAGTCGGCTTCGCTTGGGAAAGTTTGGCGCAACTGGATAAAAACGAGCGAACTAAAGAGGAGAATAAAGAAGAGATTGAGGGTTGTTTTCCGCGCAGTTGCGATGAAATTAGCGATCCGGAACGGATGCGTCCCGAAATTTGTCAGTTAGCTCCCGAAACAATGGAGGAGGGGGAATTACCGGAAATTTGCCGGGGATTGCCGAGTCTGGAAGATTTGCGCCTGACGCCGCCGACGAAACCGCTTCCGGATGAGGAAATGCAACCGAATCCGTGCGAGGTGTCGCCGGGAATTTGCCAGATCGATCCGAATTTGGACGATTCGCCGAATCCGTGCGAGGTGTCGCCGCGATCGTGTGAGACGCAGGGAAAAGGGGTCAAAGGCTTGTTGTAG
- the argH gene encoding argininosuccinate lyase — protein sequence MSEQKTWSQRFESALHPAIARFNASIGFDIELIEYDITGSEAHAKMLAKTGIISSEEGEKLIQGLEQIRREYRQGLFKPGVDDEDVHFAVERRLTEIAGDVGKKLHTARSRNDQVGTDTRLYLREQVRHIRTQLVEFQQVLLDLAEANIETLIPGYTHLQRAQPLSLAHHLLAYVEMSARDWERLGDVYRRIDISPLGCGALAGTTFPIDRHYTANQLGFSRIYANSLDGVSDRDFAIEFLTAASLIMVHLSRLSEEVILWASEEFNFVTLKDSCSTGSSIMPQKKNPDVPELVRGKTGRVFGHLQGLLVLMKGLPLAYNKDLQEDKEALFDAVKTVRGCLEAMTILFREGLEFKGDRLAEAVASDFANATDVADYLAAKGVPFREAYNLVGKVVKMSLAAGKLLKDLTLDEWQQLHPAFEEDIYAAIAPKQVVAARNSYGGTGFEQVRQALVRARDRLNSASIE from the coding sequence ATGAGCGAACAAAAAACCTGGAGTCAGCGATTTGAATCGGCCTTACATCCGGCGATCGCCCGTTTTAATGCGAGTATTGGCTTCGATATCGAACTGATCGAATACGATATCACCGGATCCGAAGCCCATGCCAAAATGCTGGCGAAAACGGGCATTATTTCCTCGGAAGAAGGGGAAAAACTCATTCAGGGGTTGGAGCAAATTCGCCGGGAATACCGCCAAGGGTTGTTTAAACCCGGCGTCGATGACGAAGACGTTCATTTTGCCGTCGAACGGCGTCTGACGGAAATTGCCGGAGATGTCGGTAAAAAGCTGCATACGGCGCGATCGCGCAACGATCAAGTGGGAACGGATACCCGGCTTTACCTGCGCGAACAAGTCCGCCACATTCGCACTCAACTGGTCGAGTTTCAACAAGTCTTGCTCGATCTCGCCGAAGCCAACATCGAAACCCTCATTCCCGGTTACACCCACTTACAACGGGCTCAACCCCTCAGTTTGGCCCATCACTTGCTCGCTTATGTGGAAATGAGCGCTCGCGATTGGGAACGCTTGGGAGACGTCTACCGACGCATCGATATTTCTCCCCTCGGTTGTGGCGCTTTAGCCGGAACCACCTTTCCCATCGATCGCCACTATACGGCGAATCAACTCGGGTTCAGTCGCATTTACGCCAACAGTCTCGACGGGGTGAGCGATCGCGATTTTGCGATCGAGTTTCTGACCGCCGCCAGCTTGATTATGGTTCACCTGTCGCGCCTGTCGGAAGAAGTGATTTTATGGGCCTCGGAAGAGTTTAATTTCGTCACTTTGAAAGATAGTTGTTCCACGGGGTCGAGCATTATGCCGCAGAAGAAAAACCCGGACGTTCCCGAATTGGTACGCGGTAAAACTGGGCGCGTTTTCGGCCATTTGCAAGGCTTGCTCGTGTTGATGAAAGGGTTACCTCTGGCCTATAACAAAGACTTGCAAGAAGATAAAGAAGCTTTATTCGATGCGGTCAAAACTGTGCGAGGCTGTCTGGAAGCGATGACAATTTTGTTCCGAGAAGGGTTGGAGTTTAAAGGCGATCGCCTCGCCGAAGCCGTCGCCTCCGATTTTGCCAATGCGACCGATGTCGCCGACTATTTGGCCGCGAAAGGGGTTCCTTTCCGCGAAGCTTATAATTTAGTCGGTAAAGTCGTGAAAATGTCCCTCGCCGCCGGGAAATTATTAAAAGATTTGACCCTCGACGAATGGCAACAGTTGCATCCGGCGTTTGAGGAGGATATTTACGCGGCGATCGCCCCCAAACAAGTCGTCGCCGCGCGCAACAGCTACGGGGGAACGGGTTTCGAGCAAGTCCGGCAGGCACTCGTTCGGGCTCGCGATCGCCTCAATTCCGCCTCGATCGAATAG
- a CDS encoding O-linked N-acetylglucosamine transferase, SPINDLY family protein: MNQSLNFYRDPLYLQALAADRAGYEQMALKNYRELLELYPKSADLWLELSRLYQRLQQYDRALEAIETSLNLSPNNANAYHQLSVSLSQLGYLQDAIAAGWKAIRLNSQSIETYLHLGYLLLERGEFEQSEHIYRRAIAIAPQHYQTYLNLGHLDLIRERTDEAIALFQKALQLKPRDPDIIYNLALALSATGQTNEAILYFAFAAYRRQQYNEAISYFCQYLDTQTGEIEAYQALANCYQALNRIEDCLNLYQTAIDLYPHSLDLYLNYLLSLQYFGQSDRAIAAIEQANPSFAASLILKLHKLRLLPILYRSQEQIKTCRNHFNQNLNQILFKIQTTSELRTKEALQAIGSGTNFYLQYQGQDDTKIQSKYGEIVHQIMKANYPQWGEKRLLPPLTQEGKIKIGYLSCCLQWHTVGMVFLGWLREASRDQFEIVCYDIGRKTDKFNELFRLYSDRFYQIPNNLEAIAAKITQDCLHILVFLDIGMYAPMTQLAGLRLAPIQCAAWGHPVTSGSPTMDYFISADLLEPEDAQKHYTETLIRLPNIGICYPKPTIPPLRRSRSEFGVEEEAIVYISCQSLFKYLPQYDWIFAETARQVERAQFIFFGHPSSAISQQFYNRLDRAFDRLGLKFANFGKILPRQSYANYWNLLSISDVALDTFGFTGFLTTLDSVALGLPIVTRSGSFMRSRQSAGILKRLDCMETIAADEQEYLEIAVRLGLNSDWRNSLAEKIKRNGVNLFGDRAGVAGLEQFYRDTVRENWVQ; the protein is encoded by the coding sequence TCGAGAATTACTCGAACTTTATCCAAAATCAGCCGATTTGTGGTTGGAGTTATCGCGATTGTACCAACGGTTACAACAGTACGATCGCGCCTTAGAAGCGATCGAAACCTCTCTAAATCTTTCCCCTAACAATGCCAATGCTTATCATCAGCTTTCCGTGAGTTTAAGTCAACTCGGCTACCTGCAAGACGCGATCGCGGCGGGGTGGAAAGCGATCCGTTTAAACTCGCAATCCATCGAAACTTATCTACATTTAGGATATCTGTTATTAGAAAGGGGAGAATTTGAGCAGTCGGAGCATATTTATCGCCGCGCGATCGCGATCGCTCCGCAGCATTATCAAACTTATTTGAATTTAGGACATCTCGATCTCATTCGAGAACGCACCGACGAGGCGATCGCCCTTTTTCAAAAAGCTTTACAATTAAAACCGAGAGATCCGGATATTATTTACAATCTCGCCCTCGCCTTGAGTGCCACAGGTCAAACAAATGAGGCTATTTTATATTTTGCTTTTGCCGCTTATCGCCGTCAACAATATAACGAAGCGATCTCCTATTTTTGTCAGTATTTAGATACCCAAACTGGGGAGATTGAAGCTTATCAAGCTCTCGCTAATTGCTATCAAGCATTAAATCGGATTGAAGATTGTTTGAATCTGTATCAAACGGCGATCGATCTCTATCCTCATTCTCTCGATCTTTACTTAAATTACTTGTTAAGCTTGCAATATTTCGGGCAAAGCGATCGCGCGATCGCGGCGATCGAACAGGCGAATCCTTCTTTTGCTGCTTCGCTTATTTTAAAACTGCATAAACTGAGACTTTTGCCGATTCTTTATCGGTCTCAGGAACAAATTAAAACTTGTAGAAACCACTTCAATCAAAATCTCAATCAAATCTTGTTTAAAATTCAAACAACTTCCGAGTTAAGGACTAAAGAAGCTTTGCAAGCGATAGGAAGTGGCACTAACTTCTATTTACAATATCAAGGACAAGACGATACAAAAATACAAAGCAAATACGGTGAAATTGTCCATCAAATCATGAAAGCTAATTATCCTCAATGGGGAGAAAAGCGATTGCTACCGCCACTAACTCAAGAAGGTAAAATAAAAATCGGTTATTTATCATGTTGCTTGCAATGGCATACTGTAGGCATGGTTTTTTTGGGGTGGTTACGGGAAGCCAGCCGCGACCAATTTGAGATAGTTTGTTACGATATCGGACGAAAAACAGATAAATTTAATGAGTTATTTCGACTGTACAGCGATCGCTTCTACCAAATTCCGAATAATTTAGAGGCGATCGCCGCCAAAATCACCCAAGATTGCCTCCATATTTTAGTGTTTCTCGATATCGGGATGTATGCGCCAATGACGCAGTTAGCGGGGTTACGACTGGCGCCGATTCAATGTGCAGCTTGGGGACATCCAGTCACGTCCGGTTCGCCGACAATGGACTATTTTATTTCGGCGGATCTGCTCGAACCGGAAGACGCACAAAAACATTATACGGAAACGTTAATTCGTTTACCCAATATCGGAATCTGTTATCCAAAACCGACGATTCCACCGTTGAGGCGATCGCGGTCGGAGTTTGGGGTCGAAGAAGAGGCGATCGTTTATATTTCTTGTCAATCTTTATTTAAGTATTTACCGCAATATGACTGGATTTTTGCGGAAACTGCACGACAAGTTGAGCGCGCGCAATTTATCTTTTTCGGACATCCGAGTTCGGCGATTTCCCAACAGTTTTACAATCGCCTCGATCGCGCCTTCGATCGCCTCGGCTTAAAGTTTGCAAATTTTGGAAAGATTTTACCCCGTCAAAGTTACGCTAACTATTGGAATTTACTGTCTATTTCCGATGTTGCTTTAGATACATTTGGGTTTACCGGGTTTTTAACCACCTTAGATTCAGTGGCTTTAGGATTGCCAATTGTAACGCGATCGGGGTCGTTTATGCGATCGCGCCAATCGGCAGGTATTTTGAAGAGATTGGACTGCATGGAAACGATCGCCGCCGACGAACAAGAGTATTTAGAAATTGCGGTTCGTTTGGGATTAAATTCGGATTGGCGAAATTCTCTAGCTGAAAAAATAAAACGCAACGGCGTTAACCTATTCGGCGATCGCGCGGGAGTGGCGGGATTGGAACAATTTTATCGCGATACAGTTCGAGAAAACTGGGTACAATAG
- a CDS encoding GAF domain-containing SpoIIE family protein phosphatase, translating into MTAVPFPRQPFGSTDSSANPNGSPTEVTPVLALKELVASLHREQNKVQDLLSSLGFALRSFNNLNQFLELIPLVASRVTDADGGALVLFKPNGQLRLQRLHCQEGQECQDIRQAIETATRQMSTPGGQNGSPTLPTATLDYQLSNYLGSDVHLFGTAILVKNSERGRLYVFSRDPDYTWTTTRQKLVRLVADQTAVAIENDELSVELRKKERLDRELEIGAEIQLRLLPRQCPHIEGIELAATCKTANRVGGDYYDFIPASHDLVGPKHNGGNPAERWSIAIGDVMGKGVPAGLIMTMTRGMLRAEVLNGHSPGRILQHLNRVMYNDLENSNRFVTLFYSEYDPKTRTLAYSNAAHNPPLLWRASTGQIDRLDTLGMLIGLDADTQYQEAQVQLNLGDTIMYYTDGFTDAVNQHGHRFDEENLVAAFEWACKHCHGPQAILDYLFDRVGEFIGPHNSNTDDMTLIVMQVRSPSETPEEEGVNPQTVDAEPSSTEE; encoded by the coding sequence ATGACTGCTGTGCCGTTTCCACGACAGCCTTTTGGGTCTACTGATAGTAGTGCCAATCCGAACGGTTCCCCCACCGAAGTGACCCCAGTTTTAGCCCTCAAAGAACTGGTGGCGAGTTTACATCGCGAACAAAATAAAGTTCAAGATTTACTCTCGTCACTCGGGTTTGCACTTCGCAGTTTTAACAACCTCAATCAGTTTTTAGAATTAATTCCCCTCGTCGCCAGCCGCGTCACCGATGCCGACGGTGGGGCGTTGGTGCTGTTCAAGCCGAACGGACAACTGAGATTGCAACGGCTGCACTGTCAGGAAGGTCAGGAATGTCAGGATATCCGACAGGCGATCGAAACGGCGACCCGACAGATGAGTACCCCCGGGGGACAAAACGGATCCCCGACCTTGCCGACGGCCACCCTCGACTATCAACTGAGTAACTATCTCGGATCGGACGTTCACCTGTTCGGAACGGCGATTTTAGTTAAAAATAGCGAACGCGGGCGCCTCTACGTGTTCAGCCGCGATCCGGACTATACCTGGACGACCACCCGCCAAAAATTGGTGCGCTTGGTGGCGGATCAAACGGCGGTGGCGATCGAAAATGACGAACTCTCCGTCGAGTTACGCAAGAAAGAACGCTTAGACCGCGAGTTAGAAATCGGCGCCGAAATCCAACTGCGCTTACTCCCGCGCCAGTGTCCCCACATTGAAGGGATCGAACTCGCCGCCACCTGCAAAACCGCGAATCGCGTCGGCGGCGACTACTACGACTTCATCCCCGCGAGTCACGATTTAGTCGGGCCGAAACACAATGGCGGTAATCCGGCGGAACGCTGGAGTATCGCCATTGGCGATGTCATGGGGAAAGGCGTTCCCGCCGGATTGATCATGACTATGACCCGAGGTATGTTGCGCGCGGAAGTCCTCAACGGTCACTCTCCCGGACGGATTTTGCAGCACCTCAACCGGGTCATGTATAACGATTTGGAGAATTCCAATCGCTTTGTCACCCTGTTTTATTCGGAATACGACCCGAAAACGCGAACCCTGGCGTATAGTAATGCGGCCCACAATCCGCCGTTATTGTGGCGGGCGTCTACGGGTCAGATCGATCGCCTCGACACTCTGGGGATGTTGATCGGCTTGGATGCCGACACGCAGTATCAGGAAGCACAAGTCCAACTCAATCTCGGCGATACGATTATGTACTACACCGATGGGTTTACCGATGCGGTGAACCAACACGGCCATCGGTTCGACGAGGAGAACTTGGTCGCGGCGTTTGAATGGGCCTGCAAGCATTGCCACGGTCCGCAAGCGATTTTAGACTATCTCTTCGATCGCGTCGGCGAGTTTATCGGTCCGCACAACAGCAATACGGATGACATGACGTTAATCGTGATGCAGGTGCGATCGCCCTCGGAAACCCCCGAGGAAGAAGGCGTCAATCCGCAAACCGTGGACGCCGAACCGAGTAGCACCGAAGAATAA